The following proteins come from a genomic window of Microbacterium lemovicicum:
- a CDS encoding DNA-3-methyladenine glycosylase 2 family protein, whose protein sequence is MTFDERYRAIDSRDTRFDGQFVTAVRSTGIYCRPSCPARTPKAANVTFYATSAAAHEAGYRACKRCLPEAAPGSPEWNLRGDVVARAMRLIADGIVEREGVPGLAARLGYSPRHLTRLIAAELGAGPLALSRAHRAHTARMLLVGTELPASEVAFSAGFASIRQFNETVREVFGMPPLELRARRAAGRPEAPAGQLDLVLPHRGELDSAGLFGWMAAHAVGGVESGSAHRFARTLRLPGGPAWFELRVDADGRVRLRAQLAALSDLPAMVTRARRLFDLDADPVAVDDALSQHPELAPLVAAVPGVRVPGAVDPHEMLIRAMIGQQISVAAARTAQTRLADALGERMQTPHGEGILFPTTAAIAERGHEVLRGPAARVRSVIGAAAALAEGRLDVGPGDDGAEQRAALLAMPGIGPWTADYVRMRVLQDPDVLLPGDVAARAGALAAGIPADAAGLTRWAARAAPWRSYLMAHLWYAAPVTRAWRATPDPIPTEDS, encoded by the coding sequence ATGACCTTCGACGAGCGGTACCGCGCGATCGACTCGCGCGACACCCGCTTCGACGGGCAGTTCGTCACGGCGGTGAGATCCACCGGCATCTACTGCCGCCCCAGCTGTCCGGCGCGCACGCCGAAGGCCGCCAACGTCACGTTCTACGCCACGTCCGCCGCCGCCCACGAGGCCGGCTATCGCGCCTGCAAGCGCTGCCTCCCGGAGGCCGCGCCCGGCTCGCCGGAGTGGAACCTCCGCGGCGACGTCGTGGCCCGGGCGATGCGCCTCATCGCCGACGGCATCGTGGAGCGCGAGGGCGTGCCGGGGCTGGCCGCGCGCCTCGGCTACTCGCCGCGCCACCTGACCCGCCTCATCGCCGCCGAGCTCGGAGCCGGGCCCCTCGCTCTCAGCCGCGCTCACCGGGCGCACACCGCCCGCATGCTGCTCGTGGGCACCGAGCTGCCCGCGTCGGAGGTGGCGTTCTCGGCAGGGTTCGCCAGCATCCGTCAGTTCAACGAGACCGTGCGCGAGGTCTTCGGGATGCCGCCTCTCGAGCTGCGCGCGCGCCGTGCCGCCGGGCGGCCCGAGGCTCCCGCCGGCCAGCTCGACCTCGTGCTGCCCCATCGCGGCGAGCTCGACTCCGCCGGCCTCTTCGGCTGGATGGCCGCCCATGCGGTCGGGGGAGTGGAGTCCGGCAGCGCGCATCGGTTCGCCCGCACGCTGCGGCTCCCGGGTGGTCCGGCGTGGTTCGAGCTGCGCGTCGATGCGGACGGCCGCGTGCGCCTCCGCGCCCAGCTGGCGGCGCTCTCCGACCTTCCCGCGATGGTGACCCGCGCACGCCGGCTGTTCGACCTCGACGCGGATCCGGTCGCGGTGGACGACGCGCTGTCGCAGCATCCCGAGCTGGCCCCCCTCGTCGCAGCGGTCCCCGGCGTGCGCGTTCCGGGCGCGGTGGACCCGCACGAGATGCTCATCCGGGCGATGATCGGCCAGCAGATCTCGGTGGCCGCCGCCCGCACCGCGCAGACGCGGCTGGCCGATGCGCTGGGCGAGCGCATGCAGACGCCCCACGGGGAGGGCATCCTCTTCCCGACGACCGCCGCGATCGCCGAGCGCGGCCACGAGGTGCTGCGCGGACCCGCTGCGCGCGTGCGCTCGGTCATCGGCGCGGCCGCCGCTCTGGCCGAGGGCCGGCTCGATGTCGGCCCCGGCGACGACGGCGCGGAGCAGCGCGCGGCGCTGCTGGCGATGCCCGGGATCGGTCCGTGGACCGCGGACTACGTGCGCATGCGCGTGCTGCAGGACCCCGACGTGCTCCTGCCGGGCGACGTCGCGGCACGCGCCGGGGCGCTCGCCGCCGGCATCCCCGCGGACGCTGCCGGACTCACCCGCTGGGCCGCCCGCGCGGCCCCCTGGCGCAGCTACCTGATGGCGCACCTCTGGTACGCCGCGCCCGTCACGCGCGCGTGGCGGGCGACCCCCGACCCGATTCCGACGGAGGACTCATGA
- a CDS encoding methylated-DNA--[protein]-cysteine S-methyltransferase has translation MTATTATATATLQTVATPDGPFTLLVDEEGRVLASGWTAEADAVLARLRPAHRPVDVTTGTTDAAAAVAAYYAGDLTAIDTVPVRQFGTALQSAGWDALRGIPAGGPLSYTGFAAALGQPSAVRAAASICARNAPALFVPCHRVLRTDGSLGGFAWGVEVKESLLARESAAAR, from the coding sequence ATGACCGCGACCACCGCCACCGCCACCGCCACCCTGCAGACCGTCGCCACCCCCGACGGTCCGTTCACCCTCCTCGTCGACGAGGAGGGCCGGGTGCTCGCGTCGGGCTGGACGGCCGAGGCCGACGCCGTGCTCGCGCGCCTGCGCCCCGCGCATCGTCCCGTCGACGTCACGACAGGGACGACGGATGCTGCCGCCGCCGTCGCCGCGTACTACGCCGGCGACCTGACCGCGATCGACACGGTGCCGGTGCGGCAGTTCGGCACCGCGCTGCAGAGCGCGGGGTGGGACGCGCTCCGGGGGATCCCCGCGGGTGGGCCGCTCAGCTACACCGGGTTCGCCGCCGCGCTCGGACAGCCGAGCGCGGTGCGGGCCGCAGCATCCATCTGCGCCCGCAATGCGCCGGCGCTCTTCGTGCCGTGCCACCGGGTGCTGCGCACCGACGGCTCGCTGGGCGGCTTCGCCTGGGGCGTCGAGGTGAAGGAGAGCCTCCTCGCGCGCGAGTCCGCCGCCGCGCGCTGA